One window of Desulfovibrio subterraneus genomic DNA carries:
- the gcvT gene encoding glycine cleavage system aminomethyltransferase GcvT: MSDLLQTPLTSWHKAQGAKMAPFAGWDMPIQYKGIIVEHNHTREHASIFDICHMGEFTLKGAGAKDALSKIVTHNLDTLGTGKCRYGFLLNEEGCILDDLIVYCMGEDDYMLVVNGACTESDFAWIARHLPASLAFTDISSQTAKIDLQGPDAYDVLEAVMGSGFRSLKYFCHVTAEFNGDTIIISRTGYTGELGYEFYLPAYNAAALWDKLNADSRVEPAGLGARDTLRLEVGLPLYGQDLDTKHNPTEAGMGWLLKSPAAYIGKGKDAEVREMLIPLTIPGRRAARHNDVVCLPDSKGGKEVGIVTSGSFCPSVGNSVALAYVAKEYAEETDFVVKTARAGLEATRSELPFFKGGTARKKLED, encoded by the coding sequence TTGTCTGACCTGCTCCAAACTCCGTTAACGTCGTGGCACAAGGCTCAGGGCGCCAAAATGGCCCCTTTTGCCGGCTGGGATATGCCCATACAATACAAGGGCATCATCGTGGAGCACAATCACACCCGTGAGCATGCCTCCATCTTCGATATCTGCCACATGGGTGAATTCACGCTCAAGGGTGCAGGTGCAAAGGACGCCCTTTCCAAGATCGTCACCCACAATCTGGACACGCTCGGCACCGGCAAATGCCGATACGGTTTTCTGCTGAACGAAGAAGGCTGCATCCTTGACGACCTCATCGTCTATTGCATGGGAGAAGACGACTACATGCTGGTGGTCAACGGCGCCTGTACCGAATCCGACTTCGCATGGATAGCCCGCCACCTGCCCGCCTCGCTCGCCTTTACCGATATTTCCTCCCAGACCGCCAAGATCGACCTGCAGGGTCCCGATGCCTACGATGTGCTTGAGGCCGTCATGGGTTCCGGTTTCCGCTCTCTCAAGTATTTCTGCCATGTGACGGCCGAGTTCAACGGCGACACCATCATCATCAGCCGCACCGGCTACACCGGCGAACTGGGCTATGAATTCTATCTGCCCGCCTACAATGCCGCAGCCCTGTGGGATAAGCTCAATGCCGACTCCCGCGTAGAACCTGCGGGCCTTGGCGCACGCGACACTCTGCGCCTTGAAGTCGGCCTGCCCCTCTACGGCCAGGACCTTGACACCAAGCACAACCCCACCGAAGCCGGAATGGGCTGGCTGCTCAAGTCGCCTGCCGCATACATCGGCAAGGGCAAGGATGCGGAAGTTCGCGAAATGCTCATTCCTCTCACCATCCCCGGCCGCAGGGCCGCACGTCACAACGACGTTGTCTGCCTGCCCGACTCGAAGGGCGGCAAGGAAGTGGGCATTGTCACCAGCGGCTCCTTCTGCCCCTCTGTGGGTAATTCCGTGGCCCTTGCTTACGTGGCCAAGGAATACGCCGAAGAAACGGACTTTGTCGTCAAGACCGCCCGTGCAGGGCTGGAAGCAACCCGGTCCGAACTGCCCTTCTTCAAGGGCGGCACGGCCCGCAAGAAGCTTGAAGACTAA